In Chthoniobacterales bacterium, one genomic interval encodes:
- the rpsO gene encoding 30S ribosomal protein S15 has product MTKTAASSVALHDKDTGSADVQIARLTERINLLTEHLKGHAKDHSSRRGLLKMVARRRSLLDYLKDTASERYAKLIDSLNLRK; this is encoded by the coding sequence ATGACCAAGACAGCAGCAAGCAGCGTGGCGCTGCATGACAAAGACACCGGAAGCGCGGATGTGCAGATCGCGCGTCTGACCGAGCGCATCAATCTTTTGACCGAGCATCTGAAGGGGCACGCCAAGGACCATTCCTCGCGTCGCGGACTTCTGAAAATGGTGGCCCGCCGCCGCAGCCTTCTGGATTATCTGAAGGACACGGCCAGCGAGCGCTACGCCAAGCTCATCGACAGCCTCAATCTTCGCAAATAG
- a CDS encoding polyribonucleotide nucleotidyltransferase: protein MSHTIVSGQIGQNEITFETGKIAKLADGAVMVRTGETIILASAVSATKLREGQDFFPLTVDYKEKAAAAGKFPGGYFKREGRPTEKETLTARMTDRPLRPLFPKDYFFETQIISLLLSADGENDADILSINGASAALTVSDIPFNGPIGAVRIGRVNGQFVINPTHAQREQSDLDLVYVGKENEVIMIEGACDELPEADFKAALDFAQEPVKKLIAMQRELAQKGGKPKRDYAPLKVDDALLEIAYSVAGDRIEAALYTSGKVNRAKAVDALRKEVEAAIKEKFPEATPFAIGQAFDYLQKKAFRISILDRKQRCDGRGLHDLRPLTAEVGMLPRAHGSALFARGETQAMALATLAPADEAQNLDNYTGGDAIKRFILHYNFPPFSVGETGRFGGMNRREIGHGALAERSVLPVIPPENEFPYAIRVTSEVMESNGSTSMASVCSGVLALMDAGVPIKRPVAGISVGLVTEFDDSGAMKRHTTLTDILGSEDHFGDMDFKLCGTEKGVTGFQLDLKLPGLSLDILKKAIDEATEARGKILQVMNASLASHRTEMSPYAPRIETLKIPVDKIGLLIGPGGKTIKGIVAETGAEINIEDDGSVHIYSSNGDSLRRAKEIISGMTKEIEVGETYQGTVVTIKDFGCFVEVLPGKDGLVHISELADFRVNKVEDVVKVGDSIWVKCIGVDDRGKVKLSRKAAMKDRDNGAVPADA, encoded by the coding sequence ATGTCACATACCATCGTCTCGGGCCAAATCGGCCAGAATGAGATAACGTTCGAAACCGGCAAAATCGCCAAACTCGCCGACGGGGCCGTCATGGTCCGCACCGGCGAGACCATCATCCTCGCCAGCGCAGTCTCCGCGACCAAACTCCGCGAGGGGCAGGACTTCTTCCCGCTCACCGTCGATTACAAGGAAAAGGCCGCGGCAGCGGGCAAATTCCCCGGCGGATACTTCAAACGCGAGGGACGTCCGACCGAAAAAGAAACCCTCACCGCGCGCATGACCGACCGTCCGCTGCGCCCGTTGTTCCCGAAGGATTATTTCTTCGAAACGCAGATCATCAGCCTTCTGCTCAGCGCGGACGGCGAGAATGACGCGGACATCCTGAGCATCAACGGCGCATCCGCCGCGCTCACCGTTTCCGACATTCCGTTCAACGGCCCGATCGGCGCGGTGCGCATCGGACGCGTCAACGGCCAGTTCGTCATCAACCCGACGCACGCGCAGCGCGAGCAGAGCGACCTCGACCTTGTCTATGTCGGCAAGGAAAACGAAGTCATCATGATCGAAGGCGCCTGCGACGAATTGCCCGAGGCCGACTTCAAAGCGGCCCTCGATTTTGCACAGGAGCCCGTCAAAAAGCTCATCGCCATGCAGCGCGAACTCGCGCAAAAAGGCGGCAAGCCCAAGCGCGACTACGCGCCGCTCAAGGTCGATGATGCGTTGCTCGAAATCGCCTACAGCGTGGCAGGCGACCGCATCGAGGCCGCTCTTTACACCAGCGGCAAAGTCAATCGCGCCAAAGCCGTCGATGCCCTGCGCAAGGAAGTCGAGGCCGCGATCAAAGAAAAATTCCCCGAAGCCACGCCGTTCGCCATCGGGCAGGCCTTCGATTACCTGCAGAAGAAAGCCTTCCGCATCAGCATCCTCGACCGCAAACAGCGCTGCGACGGACGCGGATTGCACGACCTCCGTCCACTCACGGCCGAAGTCGGGATGCTCCCGCGCGCCCACGGCTCCGCGCTCTTCGCCCGCGGCGAGACGCAGGCCATGGCCCTGGCGACCCTCGCGCCGGCCGACGAAGCGCAGAATCTCGACAACTACACCGGAGGCGACGCGATCAAGCGCTTCATCCTGCACTACAACTTCCCGCCGTTCAGCGTGGGTGAAACGGGACGCTTCGGCGGCATGAACCGCCGCGAAATCGGACACGGCGCGCTCGCCGAGCGTTCCGTCCTGCCGGTCATTCCGCCGGAAAACGAATTCCCCTACGCCATCCGCGTGACCAGCGAAGTGATGGAGTCCAACGGCTCGACATCCATGGCCAGCGTTTGCTCCGGCGTGCTCGCACTCATGGACGCCGGCGTGCCGATCAAGCGACCCGTGGCCGGCATTTCCGTCGGCCTCGTGACCGAGTTCGATGACAGCGGCGCGATGAAGCGCCACACCACGCTCACCGACATCCTCGGCTCCGAGGACCACTTCGGCGACATGGACTTCAAACTCTGCGGCACGGAAAAAGGCGTCACCGGCTTCCAACTCGACCTCAAACTTCCGGGCCTCAGCCTCGATATCCTCAAGAAGGCGATCGACGAAGCCACCGAAGCCCGCGGCAAAATCCTGCAGGTCATGAACGCGTCGCTCGCTTCGCATCGCACCGAAATGAGCCCGTATGCCCCGCGCATCGAAACGCTCAAGATCCCCGTCGACAAGATCGGTCTTCTCATCGGTCCCGGCGGCAAGACGATCAAGGGAATCGTTGCGGAGACCGGCGCCGAGATCAACATCGAGGACGACGGTTCGGTCCACATTTACTCGAGCAATGGCGACAGCCTGCGCCGCGCCAAGGAAATCATCTCCGGCATGACCAAGGAAATCGAAGTCGGCGAGACCTACCAGGGCACGGTCGTCACGATCAAAGACTTCGGCTGCTTCGTCGAGGTCCTGCCCGGCAAGGACGGCCTCGTTCATATCTCCGAATTGGCCGACTTCCGCGTGAACAAAGTCGAGGACGTCGTCAAAGTCGGCGACTCGATCTGGGTCAAATGCATCGGCGTGGACGACCGCGGCAAAGTCAAACTCAGCCGCAAAGCGGCGATGAAAGATCGCGACAACGGCGCAGTGCCGGCCGACGCGTAA
- a CDS encoding magnesium transporter CorA: MITAFFKDGETFRFIREVQTVEELHEAMWIDVLRPTPEEKDILRSALGIELTLQHPTIYHEDDTLFMTMGLVSKDEENNTRVNKLTFILHEECVVTLHEIELMPVAVFAQRIRRKAHLYGTPQKILWGLLFSLSETVADRVEAVGTDLEQLSHNIAEMPTELGTGKTGTMTEISELLAELSRYEDFISQSGESVLQLARVVRYFNAEVDGFAEAELQARVNELAADVAGIKDHLAFEHDKVRYLQQASMGILNMQQNQIVKVFTILTAVFLPPTLVGTMYGMNFAYMPELSWKWGFPVTILLTFLSAILPLIYIKKKRWLR, translated from the coding sequence ATGATTACCGCGTTTTTCAAGGACGGCGAAACATTCCGTTTCATCCGCGAAGTGCAGACGGTCGAGGAACTGCACGAGGCCATGTGGATCGATGTTCTGCGCCCCACGCCGGAGGAAAAAGACATCCTGCGTTCGGCCCTCGGCATCGAACTCACCCTCCAGCACCCGACGATCTACCACGAGGATGACACGCTGTTCATGACGATGGGGTTGGTCAGCAAGGACGAGGAGAACAACACGCGCGTCAACAAGCTCACATTCATTCTGCACGAAGAGTGCGTTGTCACGTTGCACGAGATCGAGCTGATGCCGGTGGCTGTTTTCGCCCAACGCATTCGCCGCAAAGCCCATCTTTATGGGACACCTCAGAAAATCCTCTGGGGCCTGCTTTTCTCGCTCAGCGAAACGGTCGCCGACCGCGTCGAGGCCGTCGGCACGGACCTCGAGCAATTGTCGCACAATATTGCCGAGATGCCGACCGAACTGGGGACCGGAAAGACCGGCACCATGACGGAAATCAGCGAACTCCTCGCCGAGCTGTCGCGCTACGAGGACTTCATTTCCCAGAGCGGCGAGAGCGTCCTCCAGCTTGCGCGCGTTGTCCGTTACTTCAACGCGGAGGTGGACGGATTCGCCGAGGCCGAGTTGCAGGCCCGCGTGAACGAACTGGCGGCCGACGTCGCCGGCATCAAGGACCACCTCGCTTTCGAACACGACAAAGTCCGCTATCTGCAGCAGGCATCGATGGGCATCCTCAACATGCAGCAGAACCAGATCGTCAAAGTCTTCACCATCCTCACCGCCGTGTTCCTCCCGCCCACGCTGGTCGGCACGATGTATGGCATGAACTTCGCCTACATGCCGGAGCTGTCATGGAAGTGGGGATTCCCCGTGACCATCCTGCTCACTTTCCTCTCGGCCATCCTCCCGCTTATCTACATCAAGAAAAAGCGCTGGCTGCGCTGA
- a CDS encoding translation initiation factor encodes MATEAAPELRTNPFASLDLGPLRDAPAESATRPAPKKEPKERLLLRRETAHRGGKTVLVLEAFSPAWSTAKLEDLLHDLKTALGCGGKTFGRKIEIQGDQPDRLQPLLEARGFTVKRGW; translated from the coding sequence ATCGCCACGGAAGCCGCGCCGGAGCTGCGGACAAACCCCTTTGCCTCCCTCGATCTCGGACCGCTCCGTGATGCGCCGGCCGAATCTGCAACGCGCCCCGCACCGAAAAAGGAGCCGAAAGAGCGCCTGCTACTGCGTCGCGAAACCGCGCACCGCGGCGGCAAAACAGTCCTTGTACTCGAAGCATTTTCCCCTGCTTGGAGCACGGCGAAACTCGAAGACCTGCTCCACGACCTCAAAACAGCCCTCGGCTGCGGCGGAAAAACCTTCGGGCGCAAAATCGAAATCCAAGGCGACCAACCCGACCGGCTTCAACCGCTGCTCGAAGCCCGTGGATTCACCGTCAAACGCGGCTGGTGA
- a CDS encoding HlyC/CorC family transporter, which produces MDSTFPISASAQRAEPDTVLFQLLAVAILVALNAFFVAFEFAVVKVRASQLDAESLPGRRRARAAREILRHMEAYLSAAQLGITLTSLGLGWSGEPFVARLLAPVLGSLGVSRPDLLAALSFALAFGIITFLHIVVGEQAPKILAIRRARQILLLCAWPMRFFYAIFRPFIHVINFSSGWLLRVVFRLKPASGHETVHTAEELRSILETGVEGEDAPVSELGREILINALDMRKRVVRDIMTPRGEVVFLDLDESFDANLGTAMTSRHTRFPLCRGHLDKAVGLIHIKDLIAMVHEERSDLMSIKRELVHVPELMPLERLLKVFLGKGAHLALAVDEYGGAVGIVTLDNVLAELVGEIQDEFDSDEAEYRKVGEGEFLLDGGMALHELGDLLGIKVESAEVSTIGGYITHELGHLPAKGENIVFDGYEFTVRQADDRRVLSVHAKLLPDSAEDAGDRKDA; this is translated from the coding sequence ATGGATTCCACTTTTCCGATATCAGCATCGGCGCAGCGTGCCGAGCCTGACACGGTATTGTTCCAACTTCTTGCCGTTGCGATTCTGGTCGCGCTCAACGCCTTCTTCGTCGCTTTCGAGTTCGCCGTCGTCAAGGTGCGCGCATCACAGCTGGACGCGGAGTCGCTGCCCGGACGTCGCCGTGCCCGGGCTGCGCGCGAGATCCTGCGACACATGGAGGCCTACCTCTCGGCGGCACAACTAGGCATCACCCTCACGAGCCTCGGCCTCGGATGGTCCGGCGAACCGTTCGTGGCTCGGTTGTTGGCGCCCGTCCTCGGATCGCTGGGCGTCAGCCGTCCGGACCTCCTCGCGGCGCTCTCGTTCGCCCTTGCGTTCGGTATCATCACGTTCCTTCATATTGTCGTGGGCGAGCAGGCCCCGAAGATTCTCGCCATTCGCCGGGCGCGCCAGATCCTCCTGCTCTGCGCGTGGCCGATGCGTTTTTTCTACGCCATCTTCCGTCCGTTCATCCATGTCATAAACTTCTCCTCGGGCTGGCTGCTGCGCGTGGTGTTCCGTCTCAAGCCCGCGTCGGGCCACGAAACGGTCCACACGGCCGAGGAGCTGCGTTCCATTCTCGAGACGGGCGTGGAGGGCGAGGACGCGCCCGTGAGCGAACTTGGGAGGGAAATCCTCATCAACGCTCTCGATATGCGGAAGCGCGTGGTGCGCGACATCATGACGCCGCGCGGCGAGGTGGTCTTTCTCGATCTGGACGAGAGCTTCGACGCCAACCTCGGCACCGCGATGACGTCGCGGCACACAAGGTTCCCGCTTTGCCGCGGCCATCTGGACAAAGCCGTCGGCTTGATCCACATCAAGGACCTGATTGCGATGGTGCACGAGGAGCGTTCCGACCTGATGTCGATCAAGCGCGAGCTTGTCCACGTGCCCGAGCTGATGCCCTTGGAAAGATTGCTCAAGGTTTTCCTCGGAAAGGGCGCGCACCTCGCGCTGGCGGTGGATGAATACGGCGGGGCGGTCGGTATCGTCACGCTGGACAACGTGTTGGCGGAGTTGGTGGGTGAAATCCAGGACGAGTTCGACTCCGACGAAGCGGAGTATCGCAAAGTCGGGGAAGGGGAATTCCTGCTCGATGGCGGGATGGCGCTGCATGAACTCGGGGATCTTCTCGGCATCAAGGTCGAGAGTGCCGAGGTCAGCACGATCGGCGGCTACATCACGCACGAACTCGGACACCTTCCCGCGAAGGGCGAAAATATCGTTTTTGACGGCTATGAATTCACGGTGCGGCAGGCGGACGACCGGCGTGTGCTGTCCGTGCATGCGAAGCTTCTGCCGGATTCGGCGGAAGATGCCGGCGACCGCAAGGATGCCTGA
- the rpsN gene encoding 30S ribosomal protein S14 has translation MAKTSWKEREKRKRQTVEKYAKLRAELKAKGDYLALSQLPRNASPVRLSNRCRVSGRKRAFIREFQMSRLTFRELACAGLIPGVTKASW, from the coding sequence ATGGCCAAGACTTCCTGGAAAGAGCGCGAAAAGCGCAAGCGGCAAACCGTAGAGAAATACGCGAAGCTGCGTGCCGAACTGAAAGCCAAGGGTGACTACCTCGCCCTTTCGCAACTGCCGCGCAACGCCAGCCCCGTCCGTCTGTCCAACCGCTGCCGCGTTTCCGGCCGCAAGCGTGCCTTCATCCGCGAGTTCCAGATGTCCCGACTGACTTTCCGCGAACTCGCCTGCGCCGGGCTCATCCCGGGTGTCACAAAAGCAAGCTGGTAA
- the trxA gene encoding thioredoxin has product MASANVLQLDDSNFDKEINKGAAPVLVDFWAPWCGPCRMIAPVLDKIADATVGQAYVAKVNVDEAPGVASRFRVSSIPTLLFFKNGEVHEQVVGLQGEADLMARLKALM; this is encoded by the coding sequence ATGGCCAGCGCCAACGTCCTGCAACTCGACGACAGCAACTTCGACAAGGAAATCAACAAAGGAGCAGCTCCCGTCCTCGTGGATTTCTGGGCCCCGTGGTGCGGCCCCTGCCGCATGATCGCGCCGGTGCTCGACAAAATCGCCGATGCCACCGTCGGCCAAGCCTACGTGGCCAAGGTCAACGTCGATGAAGCCCCCGGCGTCGCCAGCCGCTTCCGCGTCTCGTCCATTCCCACCCTGCTCTTCTTCAAAAACGGCGAGGTGCACGAACAGGTCGTCGGGCTTCAAGGCGAAGCCGACCTCATGGCGCGGCTCAAAGCCCTGATGTAG
- a CDS encoding DUF72 domain-containing protein: MTVEGKSSPHKRDLPNLSLQPASSRALPAALARETAHLARDTNLFLGTSSWKYEGWLGQIYDEQRYIARGKLSHKRFETGCLEEYAEIFPTVCVDAGYYRFPSEKYLANLCAQVPDNFRLSFKVTDEITVKKFPKLERFGDRAGTDNRHFLDAGLFVDAFLGPLSPHRKKTGVLIFEFSAFYPAHFARLRDFIVLLDEFLGRLPANWQYGVEVRNAKLLRPEYFDVLRTHNVTHVFNSWTRMPPVEEQMAIPGAFTTDFFTARFLLRPGRAYEQAVKEFQPYAETKETNKEARAALRSLIQRSVAAPTACPSYAFVNNRLEGNSPNTIAAALDIKL; encoded by the coding sequence ATGACAGTTGAGGGAAAATCCAGCCCTCATAAGCGGGATCTCCCAAACCTCAGCCTTCAACCTGCCTCCTCTCGGGCCCTCCCCGCGGCACTCGCCCGGGAAACCGCGCATCTCGCACGCGACACCAACCTGTTCCTCGGCACCTCCTCATGGAAATACGAGGGCTGGCTCGGGCAGATCTACGACGAGCAGCGCTACATCGCGCGCGGAAAGCTCTCGCACAAACGCTTCGAGACGGGATGTCTTGAAGAATACGCCGAAATCTTCCCCACCGTCTGCGTCGATGCCGGCTACTACCGCTTCCCCTCGGAAAAATACCTCGCGAATCTCTGCGCGCAGGTGCCGGACAACTTCCGCCTGTCGTTCAAAGTCACCGACGAGATCACGGTGAAAAAATTCCCGAAGCTCGAGCGCTTCGGCGACCGCGCGGGCACGGACAACCGGCATTTCCTCGACGCCGGGCTCTTCGTCGACGCGTTTCTCGGTCCGCTTTCACCCCATCGAAAAAAGACCGGTGTCCTCATCTTCGAGTTCTCCGCGTTTTATCCGGCCCACTTTGCACGGCTGCGCGACTTCATTGTCTTGCTCGACGAATTTCTCGGACGCCTCCCCGCCAACTGGCAATACGGCGTCGAGGTGCGCAACGCCAAACTGCTGCGTCCGGAATATTTCGATGTCCTTCGCACGCACAACGTCACGCATGTCTTCAACAGTTGGACGCGCATGCCGCCCGTCGAGGAACAGATGGCAATACCCGGGGCCTTCACAACAGACTTTTTCACCGCGCGATTTCTCCTGAGACCCGGGCGTGCTTACGAACAGGCGGTCAAAGAATTCCAGCCTTACGCCGAGACGAAAGAAACGAACAAAGAAGCCCGTGCCGCCCTGCGCTCGCTCATCCAACGCAGCGTCGCGGCACCGACCGCGTGTCCTTCCTACGCCTTTGTGAACAACCGGCTCGAAGGCAATTCGCCCAACACCATCGCCGCCGCGCTAGACATCAAGTTGTAG